A genomic region of Bradyrhizobium sp. ORS 278 contains the following coding sequences:
- a CDS encoding SDR family NAD(P)-dependent oxidoreductase produces MGRLEGKSVIITGAGSGIGRAASLMFTKEGARLIAVDRTEGVKETVELVKQQGGIAEAVMADAGSEADISGFIDRAVATYGKLDVIWANAGISGGLKPIAEQTVEHWQEILRVNLIGPFLAVKYAMPHMVRQQRGAIVCTASVAGLKSGASGHPYAASKAGVISLVQTTAYSLSGTGVRINAVCPGLIETGMTKPIFDGAKERGTEGKIGQLNPLKRAGQPHEIAAMALFLASDEASYVNGQAFPVDGGLTASMPYAGKPI; encoded by the coding sequence ATGGGCCGCCTCGAAGGCAAATCCGTCATCATCACCGGCGCCGGCAGCGGCATCGGCCGCGCCGCGTCCCTGATGTTCACGAAGGAAGGCGCGCGGCTGATCGCGGTCGATCGTACCGAAGGCGTCAAGGAGACGGTCGAACTTGTGAAGCAGCAGGGCGGCATCGCGGAAGCGGTGATGGCCGACGCCGGATCCGAGGCCGACATCTCCGGCTTCATCGATCGCGCGGTGGCGACCTATGGGAAGCTCGACGTGATCTGGGCGAATGCCGGCATCTCCGGCGGGCTGAAGCCGATCGCCGAGCAGACCGTGGAGCACTGGCAGGAGATCCTGCGCGTCAACCTGATCGGCCCGTTCCTGGCGGTGAAATACGCGATGCCGCACATGGTCCGGCAGCAGCGCGGCGCGATCGTCTGCACCGCTTCGGTCGCCGGCCTGAAGTCCGGCGCCTCCGGCCATCCCTACGCCGCCAGCAAGGCCGGCGTCATCAGCCTGGTGCAGACCACCGCCTATTCGCTGTCCGGCACCGGCGTGCGCATCAACGCGGTCTGTCCCGGCCTGATCGAGACCGGAATGACCAAGCCGATCTTCGACGGCGCCAAGGAGCGCGGCACCGAGGGCAAGATCGGTCAGCTCAATCCGCTGAAGCGTGCAGGCCAGCCGCACGAGATCGCCGCCATGGCCCTGTTCCTCGCCAGCGACGAAGCTTCCTACGTCAACGGCCAGGCCTTCCCGGTCGACGGCGGCCTCACGGCGTCGATGCCGTATGCGGGCAAGCCGATCTAG
- a CDS encoding histidine phosphatase family protein produces the protein MTGDGSKPAVITTRWWWVRHAPVRSDGGNIYGQSDIACDTSDREVFGAVAKILPRSAVWYASNLMRTHQTAEAIWQAGFPRPVDMIKEAAFAEQHLGQWQGMNRAAFLASRPAGSNWFAAIDEPAPGGESYMDLYTRVTAAIARITVAEAGRDVIAVGHGGTIKAAVGLALGGLVEKGLAFDIDNCSVTRLDHIVAGDVSTWRLPMVNQQPWIADAAHKAMHQPAGPEVTTSKLA, from the coding sequence ATGACGGGTGACGGGAGCAAGCCTGCCGTGATCACCACACGTTGGTGGTGGGTGCGCCACGCGCCGGTGCGCAGCGACGGTGGCAACATCTACGGCCAGTCCGATATTGCCTGCGACACCTCCGATCGCGAGGTGTTCGGAGCGGTGGCCAAGATCCTGCCGCGCAGCGCGGTGTGGTATGCGAGCAATCTGATGCGCACGCATCAGACGGCGGAGGCGATCTGGCAGGCCGGTTTTCCGCGCCCCGTTGACATGATCAAGGAAGCCGCCTTCGCCGAGCAGCATCTCGGCCAGTGGCAGGGCATGAACCGCGCGGCGTTCCTGGCGAGCCGCCCCGCCGGCAGCAACTGGTTCGCCGCCATCGACGAGCCGGCCCCGGGCGGCGAGAGCTACATGGATCTGTACACCCGCGTCACCGCCGCGATCGCGCGCATCACGGTGGCGGAAGCCGGCCGCGACGTCATCGCGGTGGGGCATGGCGGCACCATCAAGGCCGCGGTCGGGCTCGCTCTCGGCGGCCTCGTCGAGAAGGGCCTCGCCTTCGACATCGACAATTGCTCGGTGACCCGGCTCGATCACATCGTCGCGGGCGACGTCAGCACCTGGCGCCTGCCGATGGTCAATCAGCAGCCCTGGATCGCCGACGCCGCGCACAAGGCGATGCATCAGCCGGCGGGGCCGGAGGTCACGACGAGCAAGCTGGCGTGA
- a CDS encoding SDR family NAD(P)-dependent oxidoreductase: MTLFDMTGKVAVITGSTRGIGLAIAERMAEHGAKVVISSRKADVCDAVAKKINDRHGAGTAAAVAANISSKENLQNLVDEANRIYGKIDVLVCNAASNPYYGPLAGISDDQFRKILDNNIVANNWLISMVVPQMIARKDGSVIIVSSIGGLKGSTILGAYAISKAADMQLARNLACEYGPHNVRVNCIAPGLIKTDFAKALWDNPENLKASTARSPLLRIGIPDEIAGAAVFLGSAAGNFMTGQTMVIDGGATIS, from the coding sequence ATGACCCTGTTCGACATGACCGGCAAGGTGGCCGTCATCACCGGCTCCACCCGCGGCATCGGGCTCGCCATTGCCGAGCGCATGGCCGAGCACGGCGCCAAGGTGGTGATCTCCTCGCGCAAGGCCGATGTCTGCGATGCCGTGGCGAAGAAGATCAACGACCGTCACGGCGCGGGTACGGCGGCCGCGGTCGCCGCCAACATCTCCAGCAAGGAGAACCTGCAGAACCTCGTCGACGAGGCCAACCGCATCTACGGCAAGATCGACGTCCTGGTCTGCAACGCCGCCTCCAATCCCTATTACGGGCCGCTGGCCGGCATCTCCGACGATCAGTTCCGGAAAATCCTCGACAACAACATCGTCGCCAACAACTGGCTGATCAGCATGGTCGTGCCGCAAATGATCGCGCGCAAGGACGGCTCTGTGATCATCGTCTCCTCGATCGGCGGCCTGAAGGGCTCGACCATCCTCGGCGCCTACGCGATCTCCAAGGCGGCCGACATGCAGCTCGCGCGCAATCTCGCCTGCGAATACGGCCCGCACAATGTGCGCGTGAACTGTATCGCGCCCGGCCTGATCAAGACCGACTTCGCCAAGGCACTGTGGGACAATCCGGAGAACCTGAAGGCCTCGACCGCCCGCTCGCCGCTGCTGCGCATCGGCATCCCCGACGAAATCGCGGGGGCCGCGGTGTTCCTGGGATCTGCCGCCGGCAACTTCATGACCGGCCAGACCATGGTGATCGACGGCGGCGCGACGATTAGTTGA
- a CDS encoding serine hydrolase — translation MTPSPAASTAPLSALRSLSPPLPDERPEALGLSPARLQRASDAFKREADKGTIPGATLLVGRRGRIGWFDAIGRQGPDADTPMRPDSIFRIFSMTKPIVSLGIMMLVEDGDLLLSDPVAKFIPEFGDQKVGVDNGGKLELVPVTQPMTVQDLLRHTSGLAYEHTGTGPVHQLYQQSRVRSRKITNAEHAAIVAGLPLICQPGAEFNYSRSTDILGRILEVVSGQSLGTFLSERILKPLGMNETAFFTSEANAGRLAEPFAKDPWTGEAVNLFKMTEQPVMESGGGGLVATTMDYARFCAMLLNKGSLDGVRLVGRKTLELMASDHLGPEVKTQGTLLSPGHGFGLGFAVRRVSGIAPFPGSPGTFFWSGIAGTFFWIDPKEELFCVFMAQAPGQRDYLRTLVRDVVYAAVE, via the coding sequence ATGACCCCGTCCCCCGCCGCCTCGACCGCGCCCTTGTCCGCGCTCCGCTCCCTGAGCCCGCCGCTGCCGGATGAGCGCCCCGAGGCGCTCGGCCTGTCCCCGGCGCGGCTGCAGCGGGCGTCCGATGCGTTCAAGCGCGAGGCGGACAAGGGCACCATTCCCGGCGCGACCCTGCTGGTCGGCCGCCGCGGCCGGATCGGCTGGTTCGACGCCATCGGCCGCCAGGGCCCAGACGCCGACACGCCGATGCGGCCTGATTCGATCTTCCGCATCTTTTCGATGACCAAGCCGATCGTCTCGCTGGGCATCATGATGCTGGTCGAGGACGGCGATCTCCTGCTGTCCGATCCCGTCGCCAAGTTCATCCCCGAGTTCGGCGATCAGAAGGTCGGCGTCGACAATGGTGGCAAGCTCGAGCTGGTGCCGGTCACCCAGCCGATGACGGTGCAGGATCTGCTGCGCCACACCTCCGGCCTGGCGTACGAGCACACCGGCACCGGGCCGGTACACCAGCTCTACCAGCAGTCGCGGGTGCGCAGCCGCAAGATCACCAATGCTGAGCACGCAGCGATCGTGGCCGGCCTGCCGCTGATCTGCCAGCCCGGCGCGGAGTTCAACTACAGCCGCTCGACCGATATCCTGGGGCGCATCCTCGAGGTGGTCTCGGGTCAGTCGCTCGGCACGTTCCTCTCCGAGCGCATCTTGAAACCCCTCGGTATGAACGAGACCGCTTTCTTCACCAGCGAGGCCAATGCAGGCCGGCTGGCCGAGCCCTTCGCCAAGGACCCGTGGACCGGCGAGGCGGTCAATCTTTTCAAGATGACCGAGCAGCCGGTGATGGAATCCGGCGGCGGCGGTCTGGTCGCGACCACGATGGACTACGCCCGGTTCTGCGCGATGCTGCTCAACAAGGGCAGCCTCGATGGTGTCAGGCTGGTCGGCCGCAAGACGCTCGAACTGATGGCCTCCGACCATCTCGGCCCCGAAGTGAAGACGCAGGGCACCCTGCTGTCCCCCGGTCACGGCTTCGGCCTCGGCTTCGCGGTGCGCCGCGTGTCCGGCATCGCCCCCTTCCCCGGCTCGCCCGGCACCTTCTTCTGGAGCGGCATCGCCGGAACGTTCTTCTGGATCGACCCAAAGGAGGAGCTGTTCTGCGTGTTCATGGCGCAGGCCCCGGGACAGCGCGACTATTTGCGCACGCTGGTGCGCGACGTGGTGTACGCGGCGGTGGAGTGA
- a CDS encoding ABC transporter substrate-binding protein, producing MTFATGKGRTCLAAVGLFAGLALTLTAAPARAQAPLKIGVLSDFSSVYSDIGGQGNLEATKLAIEEFGGTMFGKPIEVISADPQNKADIAASIVRKWYENEAVDMVIDMPTSATALAGMEMSKQFEKLMIVTDAASSDITGKSCSPYTIHWTYDTYGNAHTVGQAIVKTGGDSWFFITADYLFGHSIERDTGDVVRAAGGKVVGSARHPLNNQDFSSFLLQAQASKAKIIGMANGGGDTINTIKQAAEFGIVAGGQNLAGIVMFISDIHSLGLKLAQGLIITEAYYWDLNDRTRAFGKRFFDKMKRMPTMNQAATYSATLHYLNAVKAAGTRDTKPVLAKMRETPVRDAFTDNGVVREDGRMVHSMFLFEVKKPEESKGPWDYYKVLAEVPGDQAFRPLKDGNCPYVKQ from the coding sequence ATGACCTTTGCCACGGGCAAGGGACGGACGTGCCTTGCCGCCGTCGGTCTCTTTGCCGGCCTTGCCCTCACCCTCACCGCCGCGCCTGCCCGCGCCCAGGCGCCGCTCAAGATCGGCGTGCTCAGCGACTTCTCGTCGGTCTATTCGGACATCGGCGGCCAGGGCAATCTCGAGGCAACCAAGCTCGCGATCGAGGAGTTCGGCGGCACCATGTTCGGCAAGCCGATCGAAGTGATCAGCGCCGATCCGCAGAACAAGGCCGACATCGCCGCCTCGATCGTGCGCAAATGGTACGAGAACGAGGCCGTCGACATGGTCATCGACATGCCGACCTCGGCGACCGCACTCGCCGGCATGGAGATGTCGAAGCAGTTCGAGAAGCTGATGATCGTGACGGACGCCGCGAGCTCCGACATCACCGGCAAATCCTGCTCGCCCTACACCATCCACTGGACCTACGACACCTACGGCAACGCCCACACCGTGGGCCAGGCCATCGTCAAGACCGGCGGCGACAGCTGGTTCTTCATCACCGCCGACTATCTGTTCGGCCATTCGATCGAGCGCGACACCGGCGACGTCGTGCGCGCGGCCGGCGGCAAGGTGGTCGGCAGCGCCAGGCATCCGCTCAACAACCAGGACTTCTCGTCCTTCCTGCTGCAGGCGCAGGCCTCCAAGGCCAAGATCATCGGCATGGCCAATGGCGGCGGCGACACCATCAACACCATCAAGCAGGCGGCCGAGTTCGGCATCGTCGCCGGCGGCCAGAACCTCGCCGGCATCGTGATGTTCATCTCCGACATCCACAGCCTCGGCCTGAAGCTCGCGCAGGGCCTGATCATCACCGAGGCCTATTATTGGGATCTCAACGACCGCACCCGCGCCTTCGGCAAGAGGTTCTTCGACAAGATGAAGCGGATGCCGACGATGAACCAGGCCGCGACCTACAGCGCCACCCTGCACTATCTCAACGCGGTGAAGGCCGCTGGTACCCGCGACACCAAGCCGGTGCTCGCCAAGATGCGCGAGACCCCCGTGCGCGACGCCTTCACCGACAATGGCGTCGTCCGCGAGGACGGCCGCATGGTGCACTCGATGTTCCTGTTCGAGGTCAAGAAGCCGGAGGAGTCGAAGGGCCCGTGGGACTATTACAAGGTGCTCGCCGAGGTGCCCGGCGACCAGGCGTTCCGGCCGCTGAAGGACGGCAATTGTCCCTACGTGAAGCAATAG
- the secE gene encoding preprotein translocase subunit SecE — translation MATSPFKFLQEVRSETAKVSWPSRREVTITTIMVFVMVALASVFFFAADQIIRYLITLVLGIH, via the coding sequence ATGGCTACAAGCCCGTTCAAGTTCCTGCAGGAAGTGCGCTCGGAGACCGCCAAGGTCTCGTGGCCGAGCCGTCGCGAGGTCACCATCACCACGATCATGGTGTTCGTGATGGTGGCGCTGGCCTCGGTGTTCTTCTTCGCCGCCGATCAGATCATCCGTTATCTCATCACCCTCGTGTTGGGCATCCACTGA
- the nusG gene encoding transcription termination/antitermination protein NusG: MAIATQSSDKRWYIVHAYSNFEKKVAESIREQAKQRNLEDLFEQVLVPIENVTEVRRGRKINAERKFFPGYVLVKMKLTDEAFHLIKNTPKVTGFLGAENKPMPISEGEAMRILNQMQEGVERPKSSVSFEIGENVRVADGPFASFSGVVEEIDEARSRLKVAVSIFGRATPVELEFNQVEKVVG, translated from the coding sequence ATGGCAATCGCAACCCAATCGTCCGACAAGCGCTGGTACATCGTCCACGCCTATTCGAACTTCGAGAAGAAGGTCGCTGAGTCGATCCGCGAGCAGGCCAAGCAGCGCAATCTCGAGGATCTGTTCGAGCAGGTGCTGGTGCCGATCGAAAATGTCACCGAGGTGCGCCGCGGCCGCAAGATCAACGCCGAGCGCAAGTTCTTCCCCGGCTACGTGCTGGTGAAGATGAAGCTGACCGACGAGGCGTTTCACCTGATCAAGAACACGCCCAAGGTGACGGGCTTCCTCGGCGCCGAGAACAAGCCGATGCCGATCTCCGAAGGCGAGGCGATGCGCATCCTGAACCAGATGCAGGAAGGCGTGGAGCGGCCGAAGTCGTCGGTGTCGTTCGAGATCGGCGAGAATGTCCGCGTCGCCGACGGCCCGTTCGCCTCGTTCTCCGGCGTGGTCGAGGAAATCGACGAGGCGCGCTCTCGCCTCAAGGTCGCGGTGTCGATCTTCGGCCGCGCCACCCCGGTCGAGCTGGAGTTCAACCAGGTCGAGAAGGTGGTCGGCTAA
- the rplK gene encoding 50S ribosomal protein L11 yields the protein MAKKVTGYLKLQVPAGAANPSPPIGPALGQRGLNIMEFCKAFNAQTQKEEKNTPIPVVITIYADRSFTFEMKTPPMSFFLKQAAKIQSGSKAPGRDKAGKVTKAQVREIAEKKMKDLNCDSIESAMKMVEGSARSMGLEVAG from the coding sequence ATGGCAAAGAAAGTAACCGGTTACCTGAAGCTTCAGGTCCCGGCCGGCGCGGCGAACCCGTCGCCCCCCATCGGCCCCGCGCTCGGTCAGCGCGGTCTCAATATCATGGAGTTCTGCAAGGCTTTCAACGCGCAGACCCAGAAGGAAGAGAAGAACACCCCGATCCCGGTGGTCATCACCATTTACGCGGACCGGTCCTTCACCTTCGAGATGAAGACCCCGCCGATGTCCTTCTTCCTCAAGCAGGCCGCCAAGATCCAGTCGGGCTCCAAGGCCCCGGGTCGTGACAAGGCCGGCAAGGTGACCAAGGCGCAGGTGCGCGAGATCGCCGAGAAGAAGATGAAGGACCTGAATTGCGACTCGATCGAGTCGGCCATGAAGATGGTCGAGGGCTCCGCCCGCTCGATGGGTTTGGAAGTTGCGGGGTAA
- the rplA gene encoding 50S ribosomal protein L1 produces MALGKRLKKAREGVDRTKLYPLADAIKMIKERATSKFDETIEVAINLGVDPRHADQMVRGVVMLPNGTGRTLRVGVFARGAKAEEAKAAGADVVGAEDLVEKVQNGNIDFDRCIATPDMMPLVGRLGKVLGPRGMMPNPKIGTVTMDVTGAVKGAKGGSVEFRVEKAGIIQAGVGKASFTEDKLVENIKALADAVVKAKPAGAKGTYVQRVAVSSTMGPGVKVEPGTVLA; encoded by the coding sequence ATGGCACTCGGAAAGCGTTTGAAGAAGGCCCGCGAGGGCGTCGACCGCACCAAGCTCTACCCGCTTGCTGATGCGATCAAGATGATCAAGGAGCGCGCCACCTCGAAGTTCGACGAGACCATCGAGGTCGCGATCAACCTCGGCGTGGATCCGCGTCATGCCGACCAGATGGTTCGCGGCGTCGTCATGCTGCCGAACGGCACCGGCCGCACGCTGCGCGTCGGCGTGTTCGCCCGCGGCGCGAAAGCGGAAGAAGCCAAGGCCGCCGGTGCCGACGTGGTCGGTGCGGAGGACCTGGTCGAGAAGGTGCAGAACGGCAACATCGACTTCGACCGTTGTATCGCCACTCCCGACATGATGCCGCTGGTCGGCCGTCTCGGTAAGGTGCTCGGTCCGCGCGGCATGATGCCGAACCCGAAGATCGGCACGGTGACCATGGACGTTACCGGCGCCGTCAAGGGTGCAAAGGGCGGCTCGGTCGAGTTCCGCGTCGAGAAGGCCGGCATCATCCAGGCCGGCGTCGGCAAGGCCTCGTTCACTGAGGACAAGCTGGTGGAGAACATCAAGGCGCTGGCGGACGCGGTCGTGAAGGCCAAGCCGGCAGGCGCCAAGGGCACCTACGTCCAGCGCGTCGCCGTCTCGTCGACGATGGGCCCGGGCGTCAAGGTCGAGCCGGGCACCGTGCTCGCCTAA
- a CDS encoding 2-hydroxyacid dehydrogenase, with amino-acid sequence MLDKVLIYSRLPKSMTQRFSDRFDLLDTGGKPAREVFSAEEVAQVRALITAGATPLAAEQMDRLPALGAIVCYGTGYDGVDLKAAAARNIAVGHSPGANAAAVADVAVMLMLASTRRLVVADAYVRDGGWAGAKPSPLMRPPPSLAGCKVGVYGMGAIGRKIAARVAAFETEVGYFNRTRYDDLPYQYVSSLDALAEWCTVLMVAVRASAETTHVVNAHLLKKLGPDGHVINISRGSVIDQQALVAALKDGTIAGAGLDVFEKEPHAPDELTALPNVVVTPHIGGNTRESHVAMQACVVANLTAFFVGEKLPYAVSASSGAYERV; translated from the coding sequence ATGCTCGACAAAGTCCTGATCTACTCCCGCCTACCAAAGTCGATGACCCAGCGGTTTTCCGATCGCTTCGACCTTCTCGACACCGGCGGCAAGCCGGCGCGTGAGGTGTTTTCAGCGGAGGAGGTGGCACAGGTCCGGGCGCTGATCACGGCGGGTGCGACGCCGCTCGCGGCCGAGCAAATGGACCGGCTGCCGGCACTCGGGGCGATCGTCTGCTACGGCACCGGCTATGACGGGGTCGACCTGAAGGCGGCGGCGGCGCGCAATATCGCGGTCGGTCACAGCCCCGGCGCTAATGCCGCGGCGGTGGCCGACGTCGCGGTCATGCTGATGCTGGCGAGCACGCGGCGGCTGGTCGTCGCCGACGCCTATGTCCGCGACGGCGGCTGGGCCGGGGCGAAGCCGTCGCCGCTGATGAGGCCGCCGCCGAGCCTCGCTGGCTGCAAGGTCGGCGTCTACGGCATGGGCGCGATCGGCCGCAAGATCGCCGCTCGCGTCGCCGCGTTCGAGACCGAAGTCGGGTATTTCAATCGCACCCGCTATGACGACCTGCCGTACCAGTATGTCTCGAGCCTGGATGCGCTCGCCGAGTGGTGCACCGTGCTGATGGTCGCGGTGCGCGCCAGCGCCGAGACGACCCACGTGGTCAATGCGCATCTGCTGAAGAAGCTCGGCCCGGACGGCCACGTCATCAACATCTCGCGCGGCTCGGTCATCGACCAGCAGGCACTGGTCGCGGCGCTGAAGGACGGCACCATTGCAGGGGCCGGGCTCGACGTGTTCGAGAAGGAACCTCATGCGCCGGATGAACTGACGGCGCTTCCGAATGTCGTGGTGACACCCCATATCGGCGGCAACACCCGTGAGTCGCATGTGGCGATGCAGGCCTGCGTGGTAGCCAATCTCACGGCTTTCTTCGTCGGCGAGAAGCTGCCTTACGCGGTATCCGCATCCTCGGGGGCCTATGAGCGAGTTTAG
- the rplJ gene encoding 50S ribosomal protein L10: MERAAKKEAVEQLHEVFKTTGVAVVAHYSGLTVAQMQNLRKQMKQAGASVKVSKNRLAKIALEGTDVVGIGPLLKGPTVIATSNDPVAAPKVAIEFAKANEKFVILGGSMGSTVLNVDSVKALASLPSLDELRGKLVGLIQAPATKLAQLANAPAAKVARVIQAHASKGEAA, from the coding sequence GTGGAACGAGCGGCAAAAAAAGAGGCGGTCGAGCAACTGCACGAGGTCTTCAAGACCACGGGCGTTGCCGTCGTCGCTCACTATTCCGGCCTTACCGTGGCTCAGATGCAGAACCTGCGCAAGCAGATGAAGCAGGCTGGCGCATCGGTGAAGGTCTCGAAGAACCGTCTCGCCAAAATTGCTCTTGAAGGCACGGACGTCGTCGGCATCGGCCCCCTGTTAAAGGGACCGACCGTGATCGCAACTTCGAACGATCCTGTCGCGGCGCCCAAGGTTGCCATCGAATTCGCCAAGGCGAACGAAAAGTTCGTCATCCTCGGCGGCTCGATGGGCTCAACCGTCCTGAATGTCGACAGCGTCAAGGCTCTCGCCTCGCTGCCGTCGCTGGACGAACTGCGCGGCAAGCTCGTCGGCCTGATCCAGGCTCCGGCGACCAAGCTGGCCCAGCTCGCCAACGCTCCCGCGGCCAAGGTCGCGCGCGTCATTCAGGCTCATGCCTCAAAGGGCGAAGCGGCCTGA
- the rplL gene encoding 50S ribosomal protein L7/L12: MADLQKIVDDLSSLTVLEAAELAKLLEEKWGVSAAAAVAVAAPGGGGAAAAPAEEKTEFTVVLASAGDKKIEVIKEVRAITGLGLKEAKDLVEGAPKPVKEGVNKEEAEKIKGQLEKAGAKVELK, from the coding sequence ATGGCTGACCTGCAGAAGATCGTCGACGACCTCTCGTCCCTCACCGTTCTCGAGGCCGCTGAGCTCGCAAAGCTCCTGGAAGAGAAGTGGGGCGTGTCCGCCGCGGCCGCCGTGGCCGTCGCCGCTCCGGGCGGTGGTGGCGCCGCTGCCGCTCCGGCGGAAGAGAAGACCGAGTTCACCGTTGTCCTGGCTTCGGCCGGCGACAAGAAGATCGAGGTCATCAAGGAAGTCCGCGCCATCACCGGCCTGGGCCTGAAGGAAGCCAAGGACCTCGTCGAGGGTGCTCCGAAGCCGGTCAAGGAAGGCGTCAACAAGGAAGAGGCCGAGAAGATCAAGGGTCAGCTCGAGAAGGCTGGCGCCAAGGTCGAGCTCAAGTAA